The Zingiber officinale cultivar Zhangliang chromosome 9A, Zo_v1.1, whole genome shotgun sequence genome window below encodes:
- the LOC122021283 gene encoding myeloid leukemia factor 1-like — protein sequence MQRGRGGQDEFFGMGDPFAEFGGFGRSRSLMSSFLGGRDPFDDPFFTRPFGSMMGQSMFGPSMIGPGMFPDQGSFFGETSNPQFLEQGPSANMLKGPLIQELSDDDDNEEERNGKEKIKDTKNHSRTHKGPFVQEPDEAVEVIQNKSRHVHSWNNFNHPNMMQSQGNTFSFQSSSVTYGGPNGAYYTSSMTRRMGGNGVVMEESKEADSTTGRAAHRISRGLRDKGHSVTRKLNSDGRVDTVQTLHNLNEDEIPIFEETWKGNARRHLPGWNQGHDLLRNQNFRSGSNRRQEAPRGWALPSTEKPHGSSKTNGSSK from the exons ATGCAGAGGGGCAGAGGGGGACAAGATGAATTCTTCGGTATGGGAGATCCATTTGCGGAGTTTGGTGGCTTTGGAAGATCGAGGAGTCTGATGTCTAGCTTTTTAGGTGGGAGGGATCCCTTTGATGACCCTTTCTTTACCCGACCATTTGGGAGCATGATGGGCCAAAGCATGTTTGGACCGAGCATGATTGGTCCTGGCATGTTTCCTGACCAAGGAAGCTTCTTTGGAGAGACTAGCAATCCTCAGTTCTTGGAGCAGGGACCCTCTGCCAATATGCTGAAGGGCCCATTAATTCAGGAGCTTTCTGATGATGATGACAACGAAGAAGAGAGGAACGGAAAGGAGAAGATAAAGGATACAAAAAACCATTCTAGAACACATAAAGGGCCATTTGTTCAGGAACCTGATGAAGCCGTTGAAGTTATAC AAAACAAGAGCAGGCATGTACACAGTTGGAACAATTTCAACCATCCCAATATGATGCAATCACAGGGTAACACTTTTTCTTTCCAAAGCTCATCCGTTACTTATGGTGGTCCAAATGGTGCATATTATACTTCATCCATGACCAGGAGAATGGGTGGCAATGGA GTTGTTATGGAGGAGAGTAAGGAGGCCGATAGTACTACTGGTAGAGCTGCCCACAGGATATCCCGTGGGCTTCGTGACAAA GGTCACTCGGTCACAAGAAAACTGAATTCAGATGGAAGGGTAGACACAGTGCAAACATTGCATAATCTGAATGAAG ATGAGATACCTATTTTTGAAGAAACTTGGAAAGGGAATGCTAGGCGACACTTGCCTGGATGGAACCAGGGTCATGATTTGCTCAGGAATCAGAACTTCA GGAGTGGCAGTAACAGGCGGCAAGAAGCTCCAAGGGGGTGGGCTCTTCCATCAACTGAGAAACCACATGGCTCTTCCAAAACCAATGGCTCCAGCAAATGA
- the LOC122020998 gene encoding AT-hook motif nuclear-localized protein 1-like: MEENGGVIFPPAEQAAAMAATTETATVTVVERTDEKVSETAEATKAVIERIDEKVSEAMKTVVEDTVVCKAEAAVVERIAAAAAGDCREEEPSGQGGGDAASAEVVAGIMATAAATAATTGAAGLGGSKKKRGRPRKYAPDGSLARPLNHKHPKPLLAPAPVEEYTPATAVVAVMKFGRGRSVEQYTPAQYSVQLESAGSLYGKMMACSNGANFTSHILTIDSGEDITMKIICFSQQGPRAICILSANGIISNVTLRQPASFGGTMTYEGHFQLLSLSGSFIPSETGGRRSRSGGMSVSLARPDGQVIGGGVAGLLIAASPVQVVLGSFLPSYELEQEVKKAKLETALVPLPVLPVPNSGTKVEVALCNSQTQRSPTISKPNLTTSSFRIRNWSAPIPSAPFPDVPNTRSSVLA; the protein is encoded by the exons ATGGAAGAGAATGGCGGAGTGATTTTTCCGCCGGCGGAGCAGGCAGCGGCGATGGCGGCGACGACGGAGACGGCGACGGTGACGGTGGTGGAGAGGACCGATGAGAAGGTCAGTGAGACAGCTGAGGCTACGAAAGCTGTGATAGAGAGGATCGATGAGAAGGTTAGTGAGGCAATGAAGACTGTGGTGGAGGATACGGTGGTCTGTAAAGCCGAAGCGGCGGTGGTGGAGAGGATCGCAGCTGCTGCGGCGGGGGATTGTAGGGAGGAAGAGCCTTCTGGCCAGGGCGGCGGAGATGCGGCCTCAGCGGAGGTGGTGGCCGGGATTATGGCTACGGCGGCGGCTACGGCTGCAACGACAGGAGCGGCGGGCCTTGGAGGGAGCAAGAAAAAGAGGGGTAGGCCAAGGAAGTATGCGCCTGACGGGAGCTTGGCGCGGCCGCTGAATCATAAGCATCCTAAGCCACTTTTGGCGCCGGCGCCGGTGGAGGAGTACACTCCGGCCACGGCAGTAGTTGCTGTGATGAAGTTCGGTAGAGGGCGGTCAGTGGAGCAGTACACTCCGGCACAGTACTCTGTCCAATTAGAGTCTGCAG GTTCTCTATACGGAAAAATGATGGCTTGTTCTAATGGTGCAAATTTCACATCTCACATTCTTACCATTGATTCTGGCGAG GACATAACCATGAAGATCATATGCTTTTCGCAGCAGGGGCCAAGAGCTATTTGTATTTTATCTGCCAATGGAATTATATCAAATGTGACCCTCCGCCAACCTGCTTCGTTTGGTGGTACTATGACCTACGAG GGGCACTTTCAATTGCTTTCGTTATCGGGCTCATTCATTCCAAGTGAAACAGGAGGGAGAAGAAGTAGATCGGGCGGAATGAGTGTTTCTTTGGCAAGACCAGACGGTCAAGTCATTGGTGGAGGGGTCGCTGGTTTGCTCATAGCTGCTAGTCCTGTTCAG GTTGTGCTAGGAAGCTTCTTGCCAAGCTATGAATTGGAGCAGGAGGTCAAGAAGGCAAAACTGGAGACTGCATTAGTACCTTTGCCTGTGCTGCCCGTTCCGAATTCTGGCACCAAGGTGGAAGTGGCTTTGTGCAATTCGCAAACCCAACGCAGTCCAACGATCTCGAAACCAAACCTTACAACCTCCTCCTTCAGGATCCGAAACTGGTCTGCTCCCATACCGTCTGCTCCCTTCCCAGATGTACCCAACACAAGGAGCTCTGTATTAGCTTAA